From Hydractinia symbiolongicarpus strain clone_291-10 chromosome 12, HSymV2.1, whole genome shotgun sequence, one genomic window encodes:
- the LOC130622242 gene encoding neuronal pentraxin-2-like, whose product MHFRQCKREDLVDELGRERFMDYKKSIFATLFALFMALCVIFAFLYSQCFASYKEIADRRDYLSEKYGICNNCHEHSYCSNMFSTTYQCYCRHGYIGDGVSHCEDISFAIEFRENATSCPTIDVNFPKTNTFGFCMWLEMSHGGSKWLPIFSYIADNRKDSLMLSVNNDEQKLELQRFDKAIPIKIEIIPEHYYMHFCTNWKSNGQIELYVNGHIYKQERLMDHHFTEGMLKTKGKFYLGRYVDVVVPPRDIRMYKGKISQFFMYDKYLTAKEIVRLFQHDPSTQGMFISWLDFKNKTSGWKIAESYHIIL is encoded by the exons ATGCATTTTCGACAGTGCAAGCGAGAAGATTTGGTCGATGAACTTGGAAGAGAAAGGTTTATGGATTATAAAAAATCCATCTTTGCCactttatttgctttgtttATGGCGTTATGTGTCATTTTTGCTTTTCTTTACAGCCAGTGTTTCGCAAGTTACAAAGAAATAGCCGACCGAAGAG ATTACCTCTCTGAAAAATATGGCATCTGCAACAATTGTCATGAGCACAGTTACTGCAGCAACATGTTTAGCACTACGTATCAATGTTACTGTCGTCATGGATATATAGGTGATGGTGTCAGTCACTGCGAAG ATATCTCATTCGCTATCGAATTTCGCGAAAATGCAACATCCTGTCCAACGATCGACGTCAATTTTCCGAAAACAAACACGTTTGGTTTTTGCATGTGGTTGGAAATGTCGCACGGCGGTTCGAAATGGCTACCCATCTTCTCCTACATTGCTGATAACCGTAAAGACAGTTTAATGTTGTCTGTTAACAACGACGAACAGAAATTAGAATTGCAGAGATTCGACAAAGCTATTcctatcaaaattgaaatcatcCCGGAACATTACTATATGCATTTTTGCACTAATTGGAAGTCGAATGGCCAAATTGAATTGTATGTCAACGGACATATATATAAGCAGGAACGACTCATGGATCATCACTTCACAGAAGGTATGCTAAAAACCAAAGGGAAGTTCTACTTAGGGCGATATGTAGATGTTGTAGTCCCTCCGCGTGACATTCGGATGTACAAAGGAAagatttcacaattttttatgtACGACAAATACCTCACCGCGAAGGAGATTGTTAGGCTATTCCAACACGACCCTTCAACGCAGGGTATGTTTATTTCGTGGttagatttcaaaaataaaacatctgGATGGAAGATTGCTGAGTCGTATCATATAATTTTGTaa